In Macaca fascicularis isolate 582-1 chromosome X, T2T-MFA8v1.1, one DNA window encodes the following:
- the LOC135969293 gene encoding small integral membrane protein 30-like, giving the protein MTSVSTRWLLVLILLLLLLPVVEAVEARDAIPVLLGVVLSITGICACLGSCAQKRNGQI; this is encoded by the coding sequence ATGACTTCTGTTTCAACACGGTGGCTCTTAGTCCTCATTTTACTGCTTTTGCTGCTGCCTGTTGTCGAAGCAGTAGAAGCCAGAGATGCAATTCCTGTCTTGTTAGGTGTGGTTCTCAGCATTACAGGCATTTGTGCCTGCTTGGGGTCATGTGCACAAAAGAGAAATGGACAGATATGA